A window of Halomonas sp. H10-9-1 contains these coding sequences:
- a CDS encoding restriction endonuclease subunit S, whose protein sequence is MSWATMKLGDAITLKRGHDLPSSQRKEGAVPVVSSSGITGYHTEAKATGPGVVTGRYGTLGEVFYVEGDYWPLNTSLYVCDFKGNSPRYVAYLLRNLLRNFQSEKAAVPGVNRNALHQLEIRMPCVSLQQEIEGVLSCYDDLIDNNQRRIQLLEESARLLYKEWFVHLRFPGHEHVKVTNGVPEGWSRRKLVDVTSKIGSGATPKGGASAYQSEGIALIRSQNVYDYRFDSSGLAFINDEQADRLSNVEVNGSDVLLNITGASVGRCCLAPDYHLPARVNQHVMIIRSDSEKCGPHYLLHFINSYREKQRILASAGAGGSTREALTKSFVQNLKITLPSRTLMEQFEEFSKDCFEQKQKLEMQNIRLAKARDLLLPKLMSGELAA, encoded by the coding sequence ATGAGCTGGGCCACCATGAAGCTTGGCGATGCAATAACACTCAAACGCGGCCATGATCTGCCAAGCTCTCAACGAAAGGAGGGTGCGGTTCCGGTGGTGTCATCATCAGGCATTACCGGCTATCACACAGAGGCGAAAGCCACTGGGCCTGGGGTTGTGACCGGGCGCTATGGGACCTTGGGGGAGGTTTTCTATGTCGAGGGCGACTACTGGCCTCTAAATACCTCGCTGTATGTCTGTGACTTCAAAGGCAATAGCCCGAGATACGTGGCTTACCTTCTTAGGAATTTGCTGAGGAATTTCCAAAGCGAGAAGGCGGCCGTTCCGGGAGTCAATAGAAACGCCCTGCATCAGCTTGAAATCAGGATGCCATGCGTGAGCCTTCAGCAAGAAATTGAAGGAGTTTTGTCCTGCTACGATGACCTCATCGATAACAATCAGCGCCGCATCCAGCTCCTCGAGGAATCGGCTCGATTGCTCTACAAGGAGTGGTTCGTCCATCTACGTTTCCCCGGCCATGAGCACGTCAAGGTCACTAATGGCGTGCCGGAGGGGTGGTCAAGAAGAAAGCTTGTTGATGTGACTTCGAAAATTGGCAGCGGTGCAACCCCGAAAGGAGGGGCTTCGGCCTACCAGTCGGAAGGCATTGCCTTGATCAGAAGTCAGAATGTCTATGACTATCGTTTTGACTCTAGTGGACTCGCCTTTATCAATGATGAGCAGGCTGATAGGCTCTCCAACGTTGAAGTTAACGGCTCCGATGTGTTGCTGAATATCACTGGGGCATCGGTAGGGCGATGTTGCTTGGCCCCCGATTATCACCTTCCTGCCCGCGTCAATCAGCATGTGATGATCATTCGATCCGATTCTGAAAAGTGCGGGCCACACTACCTGCTGCATTTCATTAACAGCTATCGTGAGAAGCAGAGAATCCTTGCCTCGGCGGGTGCAGGTGGCTCCACTCGCGAGGCCTTGACCAAGAGCTTTGTACAGAACCTTAAGATTACGCTTCCTTCAAGAACTCTGATGGAGCAGTTCGAGGAATTTTCCAAAGACTGTTTCGAGCAGAAGCAAAAGCTGGAAATGCAGAATATTCGCCTCGCCAAAGCCCGCGATCTGCTGCTGCCCAAACTGATGAGCGGAGAGCTGGCCGCATGA
- a CDS encoding MOSC N-terminal beta barrel domain-containing protein, which yields MKITQLNIYPVKSLGGIALDTAELTAEGLAWDRRWMVVDDVGRFVTQRQLPAMARIRVHLEADALVLSHPEAAPLRVPLAVGALPLLPVYVWEDRCEALEEGVEARDWLGDVLGDWRGSGLRLVRFAPEQRRAVEPHYLAPGERAHTGFADGYPLLVVSEGSLDEVNRRLAAKGLDPVPMSRFRPSLVVDDAAPFAEDGWDTLAAADSSWRLGLRKPCQRCKITTVDQHSGEIAVPGEPLRTLVEMSTRAAPGGYFGQNAIVLEGEGTRLSVGDGITMRTHS from the coding sequence GGGCGGCATCGCCCTGGACACAGCCGAGCTGACCGCCGAGGGTCTCGCCTGGGATCGCCGCTGGATGGTGGTGGACGACGTGGGGCGTTTCGTGACCCAGCGTCAGCTGCCGGCCATGGCACGCATCCGTGTGCATCTCGAAGCCGATGCCCTGGTGCTCAGCCACCCCGAGGCGGCGCCGCTGCGCGTGCCGCTGGCGGTGGGGGCGCTTCCCCTCCTCCCGGTGTACGTGTGGGAGGACCGTTGCGAGGCCCTGGAGGAGGGCGTCGAGGCACGCGACTGGCTGGGCGACGTGCTTGGCGACTGGCGCGGCAGCGGCCTGCGCCTGGTGCGTTTCGCCCCCGAACAGCGTCGTGCCGTCGAGCCCCACTACCTGGCGCCCGGCGAGCGGGCCCATACCGGCTTCGCCGACGGCTATCCGCTGCTGGTGGTGAGCGAGGGCTCGCTTGACGAGGTGAACCGCCGGCTGGCCGCCAAGGGGCTCGATCCGGTGCCCATGAGCCGTTTCCGGCCGAGCCTGGTGGTCGATGACGCCGCCCCCTTCGCCGAGGATGGCTGGGACACCCTGGCCGCCGCTGACAGCAGCTGGCGCCTGGGGCTGCGCAAGCCCTGCCAGCGCTGCAAGATCACCACCGTGGACCAGCACAGCGGGGAGATCGCCGTGCCCGGCGAGCCGCTGCGCACCCTGGTGGAGATGAGTACCCGCGCCGCTCCCGGCGGCTACTTCGGCCAGAACGCCATCGTCCTCGAGGGTGAAGGGACGAGGCTTTCGGTAGGTGATGGCATCACCATGAGGACACACTCATGA
- a CDS encoding DUF488 family protein — protein sequence MSLALKRAFEAPAPEDGHRVLVDRLWPRGVAKADASIDAWPKEVAPSDALRKAFHAGELGWGEFRLRYLAELKAHRETLRPLAERAAREPVTLVFAAKDERHNNAVVLAQYLAMLKPR from the coding sequence ATGAGCCTGGCCCTCAAGCGCGCCTTCGAGGCGCCTGCCCCCGAGGATGGACACCGTGTGCTGGTCGACCGGCTATGGCCACGGGGCGTGGCCAAGGCCGACGCCAGCATCGATGCCTGGCCGAAGGAGGTCGCTCCCAGCGACGCCCTGCGCAAGGCCTTCCACGCCGGGGAGCTCGGCTGGGGCGAGTTCCGGCTCCGCTACCTGGCCGAGCTCAAGGCGCACCGCGAGACCCTGCGCCCGCTGGCTGAGCGCGCCGCCCGGGAGCCCGTGACCCTGGTGTTCGCCGCCAAGGATGAGCGCCACAACAACGCCGTGGTGCTCGCCCAGTATCTGGCCATGCTCAAGCCGCGCTAG
- a CDS encoding alpha/beta hydrolase: MLFITNRFPTQSIRTRIDRNFTFDLNNNASSNSVFYCERQAEGNYQEIGSSAFLQRLKETEARQVLIYIHGFSNLPEDVFTAVREFQGLCDAARPGEVLVVPLVWPCDNDLGVVKDYWDDQESADLSAFSFARVLQRFLDWREGEQFEQDPTPCLKRINVLAHSMGNRVLRETLRVWRKYSLPGGVPLLFRNTFLVAADIVNESLEEGRSGELIVHSSRNVTVYFASDDLALRASKASNLKNRIASRRLGHTGPEDMTRVARNVFAVDCDDVNTRYDYPKGHSYFRSGEKHGEPGVVFQHLFVALESGRVFPEDETRRMTILRG; the protein is encoded by the coding sequence ATGCTGTTCATCACCAACCGTTTTCCTACCCAGAGCATCCGTACCCGAATCGACCGCAACTTCACCTTCGATCTCAACAACAACGCCTCCAGCAACTCGGTGTTCTACTGCGAGCGCCAGGCAGAGGGGAATTATCAGGAAATCGGCAGCTCAGCTTTCCTCCAGCGGCTCAAGGAGACCGAGGCTCGCCAGGTGCTGATCTATATTCATGGCTTCTCCAACCTGCCCGAAGACGTATTCACTGCGGTTCGGGAGTTTCAGGGGCTCTGTGATGCCGCCAGGCCCGGCGAGGTGCTGGTGGTCCCTTTGGTCTGGCCCTGCGACAACGACCTGGGCGTGGTCAAGGATTACTGGGACGATCAGGAATCTGCCGACTTGAGCGCCTTCTCCTTCGCCCGGGTGCTGCAGCGTTTCCTGGACTGGCGCGAGGGCGAGCAGTTCGAGCAGGATCCCACCCCCTGCCTCAAGCGCATCAATGTGCTGGCCCACTCCATGGGCAACCGCGTGCTGCGCGAGACACTGCGCGTCTGGCGCAAGTACTCGCTGCCGGGCGGGGTGCCGCTGCTGTTTCGCAACACCTTCCTTGTCGCCGCCGATATCGTCAATGAGTCGTTGGAGGAGGGGCGCAGTGGCGAGCTGATCGTGCATAGCTCACGCAACGTGACCGTCTACTTCGCCTCCGATGATCTGGCGCTGCGTGCCAGCAAGGCCTCCAACCTGAAGAACCGCATCGCCTCCCGGCGGCTCGGCCATACCGGGCCGGAAGACATGACCCGGGTGGCACGCAATGTGTTTGCGGTCGACTGCGACGACGTCAACACCCGCTATGACTACCCCAAGGGGCACTCCTACTTCCGTTCCGGCGAGAAGCACGGCGAGCCCGGTGTGGTATTCCAGCATCTGTTTGTTGCCCTGGAGAGTGGCCGTGTCTTCCCCGAAGACGAGACACGCCGCATGACCATCCTGCGGGGCTGA
- a CDS encoding Fic family protein: MNRQALNDLLALGEGFTTEFKKAGTSGLGREICAFANATGGVILIGVTDAGEVVGVADHNKLKSDVQATARSAEPPIAVEVESTGEVLCVTVPAQHSKPYSFGGKFYLREGASSQQMSRQEIREFFYHVYVFKDRVEVVSPGGLPAGMSEADLGIKSIPRNPLLFGMLHRMEAVEHIGSGIRRIRRLCAEYGVAEPEIEVSPHWFVLRFPRPSIAEEAGQERLGPDAAEVTPEVTPEVTPEVTPEVTPEVRLCGVLDGEMSRQALQEKLTLKDAEYFRKAYLVPALEKGLIEMTLPDKPRSSKQRYRLTERGRRYLEEHAPEQNDKDA, from the coding sequence ATGAATCGCCAGGCGCTGAACGACCTGCTCGCGCTCGGGGAGGGCTTTACCACCGAGTTCAAGAAGGCCGGTACCTCCGGCCTGGGCCGGGAGATCTGCGCCTTCGCCAACGCCACCGGCGGGGTGATCCTGATCGGCGTCACCGATGCCGGCGAGGTGGTCGGCGTGGCCGACCATAACAAGCTGAAGTCCGACGTGCAGGCCACGGCGCGCTCCGCCGAGCCGCCCATCGCCGTGGAGGTGGAGAGCACCGGCGAGGTGCTGTGCGTGACCGTGCCGGCCCAGCACAGCAAACCCTACTCCTTCGGCGGCAAGTTCTACCTGCGCGAGGGCGCCTCCTCCCAGCAGATGTCGCGCCAGGAGATCCGCGAATTCTTCTACCATGTCTACGTGTTCAAGGATCGGGTCGAGGTGGTCAGCCCCGGCGGCCTGCCCGCTGGCATGAGCGAGGCGGACCTGGGCATCAAGAGTATCCCGCGCAATCCGCTTCTGTTCGGCATGCTGCACCGCATGGAGGCCGTGGAGCATATCGGCTCCGGCATCCGGCGCATCCGCCGGCTGTGCGCCGAGTATGGCGTGGCCGAGCCCGAGATCGAGGTATCGCCCCACTGGTTCGTGCTGCGTTTTCCGCGGCCGAGTATTGCCGAAGAAGCGGGCCAGGAGCGACTGGGTCCCGATGCTGCGGAAGTCACCCCGGAAGTCACCCCGGAAGTCACCCCGGAAGTCACCCCGGAAGTCACCCCGGAAGTTCGCCTGTGTGGGGTCTTGGATGGGGAAATGTCGCGGCAGGCGCTTCAGGAGAAGCTTACCTTGAAGGATGCCGAGTATTTCCGTAAAGCTTATTTAGTGCCTGCCTTGGAAAAGGGGCTGATAGAGATGACCCTGCCCGACAAGCCCCGCAGCAGCAAGCAGCGCTACCGGCTGACCGAGCGCGGTCGCCGCTATCTTGAGGAACACGCCCCGGAGCAGAACGACAAGGATGCGTGA
- a CDS encoding N-6 DNA methylase, producing the protein MAQLEHIQALEKRLWSAADNLRANSNYASNEYFLPVMGLVFLRHAYSRYLAVKDDIQASLPSRGGKTREITKEDFSQRSAIYLRPEAQFDHLVSLPDSADRARAIIDAMEAIENDYTSLKGVLPKSEYQELDNEVLGQLLRTLNPDELKRVKGDVFGRIYEYFLTQFADQGAHDGGEFFTPVSLVSLIAHVLDPERGTVLDPACGSGGMFVQSARTVEEHGDNPSERLTFRGLEKNATTVRLAKMNLAVHGLEGDIQRAITYYEDPHELVGKADYVMANPPFNVDEIDAEKIKADPRLPFGLPGVNKKGKVSNGNYVWISYFYSYLSERGRAGFVMSSQASSAGRDEARLRQALVETGDVDAMIGIRGNFFYTRSVPCELWFLNRAKPAEHRDKVLMIDARQIYRQVTRKIYDFSPEQQQNLQAIVWLYRGETERYLALVEAYGRRTLAEAAGCFERQDEEGSTDAPLADFDTALDALGESASPFLDSLNDASPSLAPLAEAREELAQARRAFATDVAAFRETLAAEQAEWRGPSLTNVALKRAVDRLTPLAEASRDLVRQTDLLYKLACRVIDSCEQEYAAKKSRLWPSREINRARKTADAARHELVEKLKAVRYVWKQAHWLTERFPEAKLRDVEGLVKLVSIEEIAANDWSLTPGRYVGVAPEEEDEDFDFEEALREIHVELADLDAEATRLAAKIRRNFEELGV; encoded by the coding sequence TTGGCTCAACTCGAACATATCCAGGCGCTGGAGAAGCGCCTGTGGAGCGCCGCGGACAACTTGCGCGCCAACTCGAACTACGCCAGCAATGAATACTTCCTGCCGGTGATGGGCCTGGTCTTCCTGCGCCACGCCTACAGCCGCTACCTGGCGGTGAAGGACGATATCCAGGCCAGCCTGCCGTCGCGGGGTGGCAAGACCCGCGAGATCACCAAAGAGGATTTCTCCCAGCGCAGCGCCATCTACCTGCGCCCGGAGGCGCAGTTCGACCACCTGGTGAGCCTGCCGGACAGCGCCGATCGCGCCCGCGCCATCATCGACGCCATGGAGGCGATCGAGAACGACTACACCTCGCTCAAGGGTGTGCTGCCCAAGAGCGAATACCAGGAGCTCGACAACGAGGTGCTGGGCCAGCTGCTGCGTACCCTCAACCCCGACGAGCTCAAGCGGGTGAAGGGCGACGTCTTCGGCCGCATCTACGAGTACTTCCTCACCCAGTTCGCCGACCAGGGCGCCCACGACGGCGGCGAGTTCTTCACCCCGGTGTCGCTGGTCTCACTGATCGCCCATGTGCTCGACCCAGAGCGCGGCACCGTACTGGATCCGGCCTGCGGCTCCGGCGGCATGTTCGTGCAGAGCGCGCGTACCGTGGAGGAGCATGGCGACAACCCTAGCGAGCGGCTCACCTTCCGCGGCCTGGAGAAGAACGCCACCACCGTGCGACTGGCCAAGATGAACCTGGCGGTTCATGGCCTGGAGGGCGATATCCAGCGCGCCATCACCTACTACGAGGACCCCCACGAGCTGGTCGGCAAGGCCGACTACGTGATGGCCAACCCGCCGTTCAACGTCGACGAGATCGATGCCGAGAAGATCAAGGCCGACCCGCGCCTGCCCTTCGGCTTGCCGGGGGTGAATAAGAAGGGCAAGGTCTCCAACGGCAACTATGTCTGGATCAGCTACTTCTACAGCTACCTGAGCGAGCGCGGCAGAGCGGGCTTCGTGATGTCCTCCCAGGCCTCCAGCGCAGGTCGAGACGAGGCGCGGCTGCGCCAGGCGCTGGTGGAGACCGGCGACGTCGACGCCATGATCGGCATCCGCGGCAACTTCTTCTATACGCGCAGCGTGCCCTGCGAGCTGTGGTTCCTGAACCGCGCCAAGCCTGCCGAGCATCGCGACAAGGTGCTGATGATCGACGCCCGCCAGATCTATCGCCAGGTGACGCGCAAGATCTACGACTTCAGCCCCGAACAGCAGCAGAACCTGCAGGCCATCGTCTGGCTCTACCGTGGCGAGACCGAACGCTACCTGGCGCTGGTGGAAGCGTATGGCCGGCGCACCCTGGCCGAGGCCGCCGGTTGCTTCGAGCGGCAGGATGAGGAGGGCAGCACCGACGCCCCCCTGGCCGACTTCGACACGGCTCTGGATGCCCTGGGCGAGAGCGCCTCGCCCTTCCTCGATAGCCTCAACGACGCCTCTCCCTCGCTGGCGCCGCTCGCGGAGGCCCGCGAGGAGCTGGCCCAGGCGCGTCGCGCTTTTGCTACCGATGTCGCGGCCTTCCGCGAGACGCTGGCCGCCGAGCAAGCAGAATGGCGCGGGCCGTCATTGACCAACGTTGCCCTCAAGCGGGCCGTCGACCGCCTGACGCCCCTGGCCGAGGCGAGCCGCGATCTGGTCAGGCAGACGGACCTGCTCTACAAGCTGGCCTGCCGGGTCATCGACAGCTGCGAGCAGGAGTATGCCGCCAAGAAGAGCCGCCTGTGGCCCAGCCGCGAGATCAACCGTGCCCGCAAGACCGCCGACGCGGCGCGCCATGAACTGGTCGAGAAGCTCAAGGCCGTGCGCTATGTCTGGAAGCAGGCCCACTGGCTCACCGAACGCTTCCCGGAGGCCAAGCTGCGCGACGTGGAGGGCCTGGTCAAGCTGGTCAGCATCGAGGAGATCGCCGCCAACGACTGGAGCCTGACCCCCGGCCGCTATGTGGGTGTCGCCCCGGAAGAGGAGGACGAGGACTTCGATTTCGAGGAGGCCCTGCGCGAGATCCATGTGGAACTCGCTGATCTCGACGCCGAGGCGACCAGGCTGGCTGCGAAGATACGCCGCAACTTCGAGGAGTTGGGGGTATGA
- a CDS encoding M15 family metallopeptidase: MNKSAVRTLQQFLSDQKTYHGSIDGIRGPKTLAAVNATLRNHASQLPDGAERWSDRRRAVACLQLACQLSKIEAGPIDGLWGPQTEYAASVLATLQTTGSKPDPWRDRQPTDANPNNWYREAELEQALGSPTRKPPLTVVPCPWKLALAWDLNTCPSGIGCHELVADSLARILSRAHDHYGPQRLRELGLHRYGGCYNKRRKRGGTRWSTHAWGLAIDWDPAHNKLKWGRDRARLARPEYDTWWRLWEEEGWVSLGRTRNFDWMHVQAVKL, encoded by the coding sequence ATGAACAAGAGCGCCGTTCGCACCCTGCAACAGTTCCTTTCTGACCAGAAGACCTACCATGGCAGTATCGATGGCATTCGCGGACCGAAGACCCTTGCCGCCGTCAATGCCACGTTAAGGAACCATGCCAGCCAATTGCCCGACGGGGCAGAGCGCTGGAGCGACCGACGACGCGCCGTCGCGTGCCTGCAGCTGGCCTGCCAACTGAGCAAGATCGAGGCCGGCCCCATCGACGGTCTCTGGGGTCCCCAGACCGAGTATGCGGCGAGCGTTCTGGCCACGCTGCAGACAACCGGCAGCAAGCCAGATCCCTGGCGCGACCGGCAGCCGACGGATGCCAACCCCAATAACTGGTATCGAGAGGCCGAGCTTGAACAGGCGCTGGGCTCGCCGACACGCAAGCCGCCGCTGACGGTAGTACCCTGCCCCTGGAAACTCGCGCTGGCTTGGGACCTCAACACCTGCCCCAGCGGCATCGGCTGCCACGAACTGGTAGCCGACAGCCTGGCTCGCATCCTGAGTCGGGCGCATGACCACTACGGGCCGCAACGCCTCAGGGAACTGGGTCTTCACCGGTATGGCGGCTGCTACAACAAGCGTCGCAAGCGCGGCGGCACCCGCTGGTCGACCCATGCCTGGGGCCTGGCCATCGACTGGGACCCGGCCCACAACAAGCTCAAGTGGGGACGCGACCGGGCACGGCTGGCCCGGCCAGAATACGACACCTGGTGGCGCCTCTGGGAAGAGGAGGGCTGGGTCAGCCTGGGACGCACACGCAACTTCGACTGGATGCACGTGCAGGCGGTCAAGCTATGA
- a CDS encoding YtoQ family protein — protein MSFHVYLSGEIHTDWRDEIQRGAEAAGLDVVFTAPVTDHDASDAAGDHLGETPSQFWRDHQSSKVNAIRTRTLIEQSDMVVVRFGDKYKQWNAAFDAGYCAALGKPYVTLHGEEIVHPLKEVDAEAQAWCTTTDQVVEILRYVLKA, from the coding sequence ATGAGCTTTCACGTCTATCTATCCGGCGAGATCCATACCGACTGGCGCGACGAGATCCAGCGTGGCGCCGAGGCGGCCGGCCTCGACGTGGTGTTCACCGCTCCGGTGACAGACCACGACGCCAGCGATGCCGCCGGCGACCACCTCGGCGAGACCCCCAGCCAGTTCTGGCGCGACCACCAGTCCTCCAAGGTCAACGCCATCCGTACCCGCACCCTGATCGAGCAGAGCGACATGGTGGTGGTGCGTTTCGGCGACAAGTACAAGCAGTGGAACGCGGCCTTCGACGCCGGCTACTGCGCGGCACTCGGCAAGCCCTACGTGACCCTGCATGGCGAGGAGATCGTCCATCCGCTCAAGGAGGTCGATGCCGAGGCCCAGGCCTGGTGCACCACCACCGACCAGGTGGTCGAGATCCTGCGCTACGTGCTCAAGGCCTGA